The Solanum lycopersicum chromosome 6, SLM_r2.1 genome has a window encoding:
- the LOC101263030 gene encoding protein SRC2 produces MGSRYEVEVKITSAKDLKNINWRYGPLKPYAVVWVDPNAKCSTRVDEDGDTSPYWNDKLVIPLYSPIDESVLYIDMVHAVGAEEDTKPLIGSAKIPLSEVVEEAGVGGEVERTLQLKRPSGRPQGKVKVQVTVRDPRYRARDAYYAPPYGVPPPAQPYNYGAPILPYGQPGVGNYGQAGGVYGYEEEKKKSKFGMGTGLAVGAVAGVLGGVAIAEGIDHLENSIAEDAAEKVEEDLADDDGDYGDDDF; encoded by the coding sequence ATGGGATCACGTTACGAAGTTGAAGTAAAAATAACTTCAGCCAAAGATTTGAAGAACATCAACTGGCGTTACGGTCCACTCAAACCATACGCAGTTGTCTGGGTTGATCCTAATGCTAAATGCTCCACTAGAGTCGATGAAGATGGTGATACTTCCCCTTATTGGAACGATAAACTTGTGATTCCTTTGTATTCTCCCATTGATGAATCCGTATTGTATATCGATATGGTTCACGCTGTTGGCGCTGAAGAGGACACAAAGCCTCTTATCGGATCCGCTAAGATTCCTCTTAGCGAAGTCGTAGAGGAGGCTGGGGTAGGCGGTGAGGTGGAGCGTACGCTCCAACTCAAACGCCCTTCTGGCCGTCCTCAAGGGAAGGTAAAAGTACAGGTTACCGTACGCGACCCACGCTATCGTGCGCGGGATGCCTATTACGCACCTCCGTACGGTGTGCCCCCTCCGGCCCAGCCTTATAATTATGGGGCCCCAATTCTGCCTTACGGGCAGCCGGGTGTGGGTAATTACGGTCAGGCAGGTGGTGTTTATGGTTACgaagaggagaagaagaagagtaaaTTTGGCATGGGGACAGGATTGGCAGTGGGTGCAGTAGCGGGGGTATTGGGTGGAGTGGCGATAGCAGAGGGTATTGATCACTTGGAGAATAGTATCGCGGAAGATGCGGCGGAGAAAGTGGAGGAAGATCTCGCCGACGACGATGGTGATTACGGCGATGATGACTTTTAA